The sequence below is a genomic window from Thioclava nitratireducens.
GGCGCGCCCAGCCCCGCAGGGCAGCCCTCGGCCACCACCTCGATCGCAGCGCCAACCGAATTCTGGCCCTTGCGGATCGCCGCGAGGTAATCGGCCCATTCATCCACTGCTTCGGCGTCGGGCAGGAAGAACGGGTTCTGCAGGATCGCGTTGCGGTCGAACTTCGCGCGATCGAGATGTTTCGCGCCCATCTGCACCATGTAGCCGTAGATCTGCAGATCGGGGACCAACTGGCGAAGCGCGGCCTGCGCCACACCGCCAGCCGCCACCCGCGCCGCCGTCTCGCGCGCGCTCGAGCGCCCGCCGCCGCGATAGTCGCGGATACCGTATTTCTGGTGATAGGTGATATCGGCATGGCCGGGGCGGAACTGCCGCGCGATCTCGCCGTAATCCTTCGAGCGCTGATCGGTATTCTCGATCATCAGCTGGATCGTCGTGCCGGTCGTCTTGCCCTCGAACACGCCCGAGAGGATACGCACCGCGTCAGGCTCCTTGCGCTGGGTCGTCTCCTTCGACTGGCCCGGACGGCGACGGTCGAGGAATTGCTGGATGAACGCCTCGTCGATCTCGATGCCGGGCGGGCAGCCATCCACCGTCGCGCCAAGCGCAGGCCCGTGGCTTTCGCCCCAGGTGGTGACGCGGAACTGATGACCGAAAGTGTTGAACGACATGGGACGCGCGCCTCGCAGGTTTCCTTCGGCGCTGGCTTAGCAAGTCGGGGGCTGCGAGGCAACGTGCATGGCAGTGGGGCGACACTCTCTCAAGGCGCTTAGCGCCCCTACTCCACCGCGCGGATCAGCTTGCGCTCGAGCACGCGCAGCACCTGGCGCAGATCATGGCCGCGCCGCAGCACCTGCCCCTGCTGACCGATCACCGCATATTGCCCCTGTTTCGCACGCAGCGCGGGCCGCTTCTCGATCCGGTAGATCGGCACTTCGGCGGCGCGGCGAAAGATCGAGAACACCGCGACATCGCGCAAGAAGCTCATCCCGTAATCGCGCCACTCCCCGGCCGCGACGGCGCGCCCGTAAAGTGACAGGATCACGCCAAGCTCGGAGCGGTCGAAAGCGATCTGCTCCGGTGCGCCGGAAGGGTTCGGATAGGGGGAAGGCGTTTGAACCGTCATTTATAAAGGGTACATCGCGCGCGGCGCAAATCAAGCCCACCCGCGCTAAGGTTGAACGCGCCTTCGCCGCGCCGGATTATGACCTAGAAAAAGCCTGATTTCCTGCGCCTTCCTGCCGGGTTTCATCGACATCCTGTAGTCAGCGGAAAACGCTAAAGCCCGACGGTGCGGTTAACAGCCCCCACCCAGTACGTATCGTCGGGCGCTTTTCCCTCCTGCAGAAGAAGCCCCGCGTCCTGGTCAGACACGGGGCTCTTTCATGTGCAGAGCATCAGCGGCCCCCTGCCTAGTAGCAGCGCACCGCCTCGATCGTGCCGTTCTCGTCGATCTCGAAATTCACCCGGCCGGGGGCGTAATCCATCGTCACCGCGTCGCCCGGATGAATGATGCGATGCGGCCGCGCGATATCGAGCGCCGCCAGCACGGTTTCAGGCCGCCCTTGGAGCGCCGCGAGCCCGGGCGGCGGACAGGTTCCCGCGCCGGGCGGGCCCGACCGAGGCGGCGAAACGCGGGGTTGGCAGGCCGCCAACCCGAACGCTGCGACCCCTAACGTGACAATGAGCCCGATCCGCGCCCTGCCGCGCTCCATCAGGCTCACCCGCAATCGATGTTGTAGACGTTCCCGCGCGAGTCGAGACGAAACACGACGCGCTGCGGGTTGTAGACCTGATCCTCGACGCCGCGCCATTCGACGATGCGATAGGGTTTGGTAATCCCGAGCGTCCGGATCTGCGCCGCCGGCTGACCCAGAACCGAGGTATATTTCACCGCCCCGCAAGTGTCGGGCTCACGCTCCTGCAAACCGCCCTTCGTGACGCTCACCGGGGTGACATAGGGCGCGGGCGCATAGGGCTGGGGCGCGGGGTATGCCCCACCGGTGGGTGTCTCGCTCATCGGACCGGCGGGGTCGCAGGCCGCAAGCGCCAGCATCGACCCCATGACGAAAAATCGTTTCAACATGTCGCACCCTTCATTGCATTGGCCGCGCCGATAACGCAGGCTCTCTCCGAATTTATACAAGGAGTATGCGCTTATGAGAACCCGTGCCGCAGTCGCGCTCGAAGCGGGAAAACCGCTCGAAATCATGGAAGTGGAACTGGACGGCCCGAAAGCAGGCGAAGTGCTCGTCGAAATCAAGGCGACCGGTATCTGCCACACGGACGAATTCACCCGCTCTGGCGCCGATCCCGAAGGCATCTTCCCGACCATCCTCGGCCATGAGGGCGCGGGCGTCGTGCTCGAAGTCGGCGAAGGTGTCACCACGCTGAAGCCGGGCGACCACGTGATCCCGCTCTACACGCCGGAATGTCGCGAATGCCCGTCCTGCCTGTCGGGCAAGACGAACCTCTGCACCGCGATCCGCAACACGCAAGGTCAGGGCCTGATGCCGGACGGCACGACGCGCTTCAAGATGCTCGATGGCACGCCGATCTATCACTACATGGGCTGCTCGACCTTCGCGAACCACACCGTGATGCCCGAGATCGCGCTCGCCAAGGTCCGCGACGACGCGCCGTTCGACAAGATTTGCTATATCGGCTGCGGCGTCACCACCGGCATCGGCGCGGTAATCAACACTGCAGGCGTCGAGATCGGCTCGACCGCCGCCGTCTTCGGCCTCGGCGGGATCGGTCTGAACGTGATCCAGGGCCTGCGCATGGCGGGTGCCGATATGATCATCGGCGTCGATCTGAACGACGCGAAAGAGGACATGGCGCGCAAGTTCGGCATGACCCATTTCGTGAATCCCTCCAAGCTCGACCACTCGGTCACGCAGGAAATCATCAACCTGACCAAGACCGAGCGCGACCAGATCGGCGGGGTGGATTACTCCTTCGACGCAACCGGCAACGTGAAGGTCATGCGCGACGCACTCGAGTGCTCGCATCGCGGCTGGGGCGTCTCGGTCATCATCGGCGTCGCACCCGCGGGCGCGGAAATCTCCACCCGCCCGTTCCAGCTCGTCACGGGCCGGACATGGAAAGGCACCGCTTTCGGCGGCGCCAAGGGCCGCACCGATGTGCCGAAATTCGTCGAATGGTACATGAACGACAAGATCGAGATCGACTCGATGATCACCCACACTATGCCGCTCGAAGACATCAACAAGGCCTTCGATCTGATGCATGCGGGCGAGTCGATCCGCTCGGTCGTGATCTACTGACCCCAAGGCCGGGGGCGTTGCCCCCGGCCCCCCGGGATATTTGAACAAGCCCGAAGCGCAGACCGTTTCGGGCTTGTTCAAATATCCCCGGGTGAATTCGCGCCAGCGAAGAGGGGCAGAGCCCCTACTCTCCTAGATAGTCCCGTAGCACGGGCGGCGGATCGTCGAGAAGCGGCCCGGTCGCTTGCGGCGCATGGGCGCGGCCCTCGGCCACCAGAACCGTCTGCGGGCAGAGCGCACGCGCATCCTCGGGATCGTGGCTGACCATCAGGACCGTCGTGCCCTGTTCGCGGGCGATCTCGGCGACCAGAGCCAGCATC
It includes:
- the aroC gene encoding chorismate synthase, which translates into the protein MSFNTFGHQFRVTTWGESHGPALGATVDGCPPGIEIDEAFIQQFLDRRRPGQSKETTQRKEPDAVRILSGVFEGKTTGTTIQLMIENTDQRSKDYGEIARQFRPGHADITYHQKYGIRDYRGGGRSSARETAARVAAGGVAQAALRQLVPDLQIYGYMVQMGAKHLDRAKFDRNAILQNPFFLPDAEAVDEWADYLAAIRKGQNSVGAAIEVVAEGCPAGLGAPIYAKMDTELAAAMMSINAVKGVEIGEGMAAAALTGVENADEMVMGADGVEYLSNRAGGILGGITTGQPITVRFAVKPTSSILTPRRSVNVAGEEVEVITKGRHDPCVGIRAVPVAEAMMACVILDQFLMDRAQTGGIRGTIG
- a CDS encoding DUF2794 domain-containing protein, translating into MTVQTPSPYPNPSGAPEQIAFDRSELGVILSLYGRAVAAGEWRDYGMSFLRDVAVFSIFRRAAEVPIYRIEKRPALRAKQGQYAVIGQQGQVLRRGHDLRQVLRVLERKLIRAVE
- a CDS encoding I78 family peptidase inhibitor, which translates into the protein MERGRARIGLIVTLGVAAFGLAACQPRVSPPRSGPPGAGTCPPPGLAALQGRPETVLAALDIARPHRIIHPGDAVTMDYAPGRVNFEIDENGTIEAVRCY
- a CDS encoding I78 family peptidase inhibitor; translated protein: MLKRFFVMGSMLALAACDPAGPMSETPTGGAYPAPQPYAPAPYVTPVSVTKGGLQEREPDTCGAVKYTSVLGQPAAQIRTLGITKPYRIVEWRGVEDQVYNPQRVVFRLDSRGNVYNIDCG
- a CDS encoding S-(hydroxymethyl)glutathione dehydrogenase/class III alcohol dehydrogenase produces the protein MRTRAAVALEAGKPLEIMEVELDGPKAGEVLVEIKATGICHTDEFTRSGADPEGIFPTILGHEGAGVVLEVGEGVTTLKPGDHVIPLYTPECRECPSCLSGKTNLCTAIRNTQGQGLMPDGTTRFKMLDGTPIYHYMGCSTFANHTVMPEIALAKVRDDAPFDKICYIGCGVTTGIGAVINTAGVEIGSTAAVFGLGGIGLNVIQGLRMAGADMIIGVDLNDAKEDMARKFGMTHFVNPSKLDHSVTQEIINLTKTERDQIGGVDYSFDATGNVKVMRDALECSHRGWGVSVIIGVAPAGAEISTRPFQLVTGRTWKGTAFGGAKGRTDVPKFVEWYMNDKIEIDSMITHTMPLEDINKAFDLMHAGESIRSVVIY